In the Candidatus Rhodoblastus alkanivorans genome, one interval contains:
- a CDS encoding TadE/TadG family type IV pilus assembly protein codes for MTRDRSGAAALDFAIVSLPLFLFLFGVAEFSRAIWIEEALQNTASDVARCAGLPVQGGSYPCAASGATTYSSSLTTTRARYTAGKWGVSLAGQDLTLATTNACPGMPTGATYVSVSLSYPFSTVAKSLIPALTSKTLTAQACFPMS; via the coding sequence TTGACGAGAGATCGGAGCGGCGCGGCGGCGCTCGATTTCGCGATCGTCAGCCTGCCGCTTTTCTTGTTCCTTTTCGGCGTCGCGGAATTCAGCCGAGCCATCTGGATCGAGGAAGCGCTGCAGAACACGGCCTCGGACGTGGCGCGCTGCGCCGGACTGCCGGTGCAGGGAGGCTCATACCCTTGCGCCGCCTCGGGGGCCACCACGTATAGTTCCTCGCTCACGACCACGCGCGCCCGATACACGGCGGGGAAATGGGGCGTCTCGCTCGCAGGGCAAGACCTGACTTTGGCCACCACGAACGCGTGCCCCGGCATGCCCACTGGCGCGACCTATGTGAGCGTGAGCCTGTCCTATCCTTTCAGCACCGTGGCGAAATCGCTCATTCCCGCGCTGACCAGCAAGACGCTCACCGCGCAGGCTTGCTTTCCGATGAGTTGA
- a CDS encoding TadE/TadG family type IV pilus assembly protein, which produces MKTTGAFWHAIGEGRAGRRRGLSAPRLWRDRKAAAIVEFSLIVPVFFAVLAASIDLGQAVRTKFQLASALAAASNYALNSASSATSGGGAGLASNLAKIAASYNGSSATNNASVVVNNGPTASVTTGGTVTTGGTASNADLYYCPSGARASIVWGSGSNSSSSCASGGVSSGKFVLITVSRAYTSLILPSPMVASSLTASSMVQVQ; this is translated from the coding sequence ATGAAAACGACGGGCGCCTTTTGGCATGCAATCGGGGAAGGCAGGGCAGGGCGGCGGCGAGGGCTTTCCGCTCCACGACTGTGGCGCGACCGCAAGGCGGCCGCCATAGTCGAATTCAGTCTGATCGTTCCGGTCTTTTTCGCGGTGCTGGCCGCGTCGATCGATCTGGGACAAGCGGTGCGGACCAAGTTCCAGCTGGCCTCGGCGCTGGCGGCGGCCTCGAATTACGCGCTGAACAGCGCCTCATCCGCCACGTCGGGCGGCGGCGCGGGCCTGGCCTCGAATCTCGCCAAGATCGCGGCCTCCTACAATGGCTCCAGTGCGACCAATAACGCCAGTGTGGTGGTGAACAATGGCCCGACCGCCTCGGTTACGACAGGCGGAACGGTGACCACCGGCGGGACCGCCTCCAACGCCGACCTGTACTATTGCCCATCAGGGGCCAGGGCCTCGATCGTTTGGGGCTCGGGCTCCAATTCCAGCTCGTCCTGCGCCTCGGGCGGCGTCTCGAGCGGCAAATTTGTTCTGATCACGGTGAGCCGCGCCTATACGTCGCTCATCCTGCCGTCGCCCATGGTCGCCTCGTCGCTGACCGCTTCCAGCATGGTCCAGGTCCAATGA
- a CDS encoding Fur family transcriptional regulator: MTDSEPKKAAGRRAVAKPTFDWKDGALARLVRDKLRMVDLRPTRQRISLASLLFVAGDRHVTVDQLFDEAKALRMPLSRATVYNTLHQFVAAGLVREIALYGSKVWYDTKTGSHCHFYDEDRANLFDMAEDVAGQLKITPPKGKKVVGIDVIVRLADDESENATDAGEVSLQ; encoded by the coding sequence ATGACCGATTCGGAACCCAAAAAGGCAGCGGGTCGGCGCGCTGTCGCGAAACCGACATTCGACTGGAAGGACGGCGCGCTGGCGCGGCTGGTCCGCGATAAGCTGCGCATGGTCGATCTGCGGCCCACCCGCCAGCGCATCAGCCTGGCGAGCCTGCTGTTCGTCGCGGGCGACCGGCATGTCACCGTGGACCAATTGTTCGACGAGGCCAAGGCGCTGCGCATGCCCCTCTCGCGCGCCACGGTCTATAACACCTTGCACCAGTTCGTCGCCGCGGGGCTGGTGCGCGAGATCGCCCTCTATGGCTCCAAGGTCTGGTACGATACCAAGACCGGCTCGCATTGCCATTTCTACGACGAGGACCGGGCGAATCTGTTCGACATGGCCGAGGACGTCGCCGGACAGCTGAAGATCACCCCGCCGAAGGGGAAAAAAGTCGTCGGCATCGACGTGATCGTCCGGTTGGCGGACGACGAGTCCGAAAACGCGACGGACGCGGGCGAGGTTTCGCTCCAGTGA
- a CDS encoding undecaprenyl-phosphate glucose phosphotransferase, with translation MRMAERLSSRIQPGSDAAPEGWGRPAFHVADLTRLRRPETAPGVEPWRGKAIPPDARISQPLLVGALLLFDVLNFPASGLLAYLATSAPRSLDWNEVWASLAVVTLVGLAALHARWSYTIRAMGDFTRQSLNLTLAFGGALALWNAGAVMAGFGAPELLRGWTLAWFCGGWAAGSLARGVFAVAVKIWTRQGRLARRTVIVGGGQHALETLGELERSGRGALQILGLFDDRNRDRLPEAIEDYALLGTFDDLEAFCREQKVDLLIVAIPTSAETRILQILKKLWILPVDIRISALGSRLKLRDRAYHHIGDVPFLPVFDKPISDWGSALKETFDRVVAALLILALSPVLAAVALGVKLSSPGPVLFRQTRYGFNNEQFAVFKFRSMYTEKCDASASKLVTRNDPRVTRFGAFIRRWSLDELPQLFNVLLGDLSLVGPRPHAIKGAAAGLFYDEAVEGYFARHRVKPGITGWAQVNGWRGETDTIEKIEQRVAHDLYYIENWSVWFDLKILAMTPISVMLTKNAF, from the coding sequence ATGCGCATGGCGGAACGCCTGTCCTCCAGAATTCAGCCCGGTTCGGACGCCGCGCCCGAGGGCTGGGGGCGGCCGGCCTTTCATGTCGCCGATTTGACGCGCCTTCGCCGTCCCGAGACGGCGCCCGGCGTCGAACCCTGGCGGGGGAAGGCTATTCCGCCCGATGCGCGGATTTCCCAGCCCTTGCTGGTCGGCGCGCTTCTGCTGTTCGACGTCCTGAACTTCCCGGCGAGTGGACTTCTCGCCTATCTCGCGACATCCGCGCCGCGATCGCTCGATTGGAACGAAGTCTGGGCGAGCCTCGCCGTCGTGACGCTGGTCGGGCTGGCGGCGCTCCATGCGCGCTGGTCCTATACGATCCGCGCGATGGGCGATTTCACGCGCCAGAGCCTGAATCTTACCCTGGCCTTCGGCGGCGCGCTCGCGCTGTGGAACGCCGGCGCGGTGATGGCCGGCTTCGGCGCGCCGGAACTGCTGCGCGGCTGGACCCTGGCCTGGTTCTGCGGCGGCTGGGCGGCGGGCTCGCTGGCGCGCGGCGTTTTCGCCGTCGCGGTGAAGATCTGGACCCGGCAGGGGCGGCTCGCGCGCCGCACCGTCATCGTCGGCGGCGGGCAGCACGCGCTCGAAACGCTCGGGGAGCTGGAGCGGTCGGGCCGGGGCGCGCTGCAGATTCTCGGCCTGTTCGATGACCGCAACCGCGACCGCCTGCCGGAGGCAATCGAGGATTACGCGCTGCTCGGCACCTTCGACGATCTCGAAGCCTTCTGCCGCGAGCAGAAGGTCGATCTGCTGATCGTCGCCATTCCCACCAGCGCCGAGACGCGGATTCTGCAGATTCTCAAAAAACTGTGGATCCTGCCGGTGGACATCCGCATTTCCGCGCTCGGCAGCCGGCTGAAGCTGCGTGACCGCGCCTATCATCACATCGGCGACGTGCCCTTCCTGCCGGTGTTCGACAAGCCGATTTCCGACTGGGGCTCCGCGCTCAAGGAAACGTTCGACCGCGTCGTCGCGGCGCTGCTGATTCTGGCCCTGTCGCCGGTGCTGGCGGCGGTCGCGCTCGGCGTCAAATTGTCCTCGCCGGGGCCGGTCCTGTTCCGTCAGACGCGCTATGGCTTCAACAACGAGCAATTCGCCGTCTTCAAGTTCCGTTCGATGTACACGGAAAAATGCGACGCATCGGCGAGCAAGCTCGTCACCCGCAACGATCCCCGCGTGACTCGCTTCGGCGCCTTCATCCGGCGCTGGTCGCTCGACGAGCTGCCGCAATTGTTCAACGTCCTGCTGGGCGATCTTTCCCTGGTCGGCCCGCGCCCGCACGCCATCAAGGGCGCGGCGGCGGGCCTGTTTTACGACGAGGCGGTCGAAGGCTATTTCGCCCGCCATCGCGTCAAGCCGGGCATCACCGGCTGGGCGCAGGTCAATGGCTGGCGCGGCGAGACCGACACGATCGAGAAGATAGAGCAGCGCGTCGCCCACGACCTTTATTATATCGAGAACTGGTCGGTCTGGTTCGACCTCAAGATTCTGGCGATGACGCCGATCTCGGTCATGTTGACGAAAAACGCCTTCTGA
- a CDS encoding TerC family protein, translating into MDGAAAASSLGVVLQIIFLDLLLSGDNALVIALACRRLPTELAQRAAWIGAGGAILLRLFLTLMTGALLSLPFVQLLSAFPLLVIALNLMNGEDEADAAGDEGRGEATMLAAIGVIIVSDVAMSLDNVVALAAVSGGNFWLLAFGLALSVPLIVFGSFGFSRVMQAYPLLTDFGAGLLGWVAGGMISRDPWLAGWIDTQAPALDLVLPLACAIFVVVQGRFARQNAAKDKAKRRRRAAPRYAVAPVEAPQPALQPAPGPEPMAKLIEPPAPAVSEDRPAPAREGERAFLQSPSPEAAMTAMGMGMDEEASSGDRLIIYGLAGLFLLFGVFLLIFILVPD; encoded by the coding sequence ATGGACGGAGCCGCCGCCGCCTCTTCGCTCGGGGTCGTGTTGCAGATCATTTTTCTCGATCTGCTGCTGTCCGGCGACAATGCGCTGGTGATCGCGCTCGCCTGCCGCCGGCTGCCGACGGAACTGGCGCAACGCGCGGCCTGGATCGGCGCGGGGGGCGCCATTCTCCTGCGCCTGTTTCTGACGCTGATGACCGGCGCCCTGCTGTCTCTGCCCTTCGTGCAGCTGCTGAGCGCGTTCCCGCTGCTGGTCATCGCGCTCAATCTGATGAACGGAGAGGACGAGGCGGATGCGGCCGGCGATGAGGGCCGGGGCGAGGCCACCATGCTCGCGGCCATCGGTGTCATCATCGTATCCGACGTGGCGATGAGTCTCGACAATGTCGTGGCTCTGGCGGCGGTTTCGGGCGGTAATTTCTGGCTGCTCGCCTTCGGCCTCGCGTTGAGCGTTCCCCTGATCGTGTTCGGCAGTTTCGGCTTCTCCCGCGTGATGCAGGCCTATCCCTTGCTCACCGACTTCGGCGCCGGTCTGCTCGGCTGGGTGGCTGGCGGCATGATTTCGCGCGATCCCTGGCTCGCGGGCTGGATCGATACGCAGGCGCCGGCGCTCGATCTGGTTCTGCCTCTGGCCTGCGCCATTTTCGTTGTCGTCCAGGGCCGTTTCGCCCGGCAAAACGCGGCGAAGGACAAAGCGAAACGCCGGCGGAGGGCGGCGCCCAGGTACGCAGTCGCGCCCGTCGAGGCGCCCCAACCCGCGCTTCAGCCGGCGCCCGGGCCTGAGCCCATGGCGAAATTGATCGAACCGCCGGCGCCGGCGGTTTCCGAGGATAGGCCCGCGCCCGCGCGCGAAGGGGAGCGCGCGTTTCTCCAATCGCCTTCACCAGAGGCGGCCATGACGGCCATGGGGATGGGCATGGACGAGGAGGCGAGTTCCGGCGATCGTCTGATAATCTATGGGCTCGCTGGGTTGTTCCTGCTCTTCGGCGTTTTTCTTCTTATTTTCATTCTGGTTCCCGACTGA